DNA from Amycolatopsis sp. DSM 110486:
CATTGGCCGACGGGGTCGGCGTCGTCGCGGGAGGTGAGGACCGTGAAGTACAGCGAAGCGCCCGTCTCGTAGACGTGCGAAACGTGGCACATCACGATCGCGCGGCCGAGCGAAGCCACGAGGGCCGCCCGGACGGCGTCGTGCAGGTCGTCCAGCCGAGACCAGTACGCGGCGGTCTCCAGGGTCTCGACGCACACCCCCAGGTCCATCAACGCGTCGCGCTGGCGCGGGCCCGAGAACCGGCCGTGCCGCCACGACTCGCCGAGCGCGGTGCCGATGCGCAGGGCGCCCGCGCGACGCAGGAACCGCGTCGTGCGGTGGCGGCGGGCCTGCACGTCCCTTTCCCAGCCGACGATCAGCAGACACGGGTGCTTCACACCCCGCGCGGTGAGGTACGCCCGCAGCGCGGACGTCTTCAGGCCAGCGTTCAGCGCGAACGACACCGCCGTCTCGTCCACATCGGACAGTCGCGTGACGTCGGCCGTCGCGTGGTTCTGGGCGAGGGTGCGCATGGCCTCAGAACCAAGATCCCAGCCGTCGATCACCCAGCCTTCGTACCGGCGCGCGACAGGCACCGGCCGCACCCGCAGAGCAACCTCCGTGATCACACCCAGCGTGCCTTCGCTGCCCACCGCGAGCTGCCGCAGATCCGGCCCCGCCGCCGACGCGGGCGCGACCCCGAGCCGCCATTCGCCCTGGGGCGTCGCCACGCGCACGCCCGCCACCATGTCCTCGAAGCGGCCGTAACCCGCCGACGCCTGCCCAGCCGAGCGCGTGGCCGCGAACCCGCCGATGGTCGCTCGCTCGAACGACTGCGGCACGTGGCCGAGGGTAAACCCGTGCTCACCCAGCAGCCGCTCGGCCTCGGGCCCGCGCACGCCGGCCTGCAGCACGGCCAGGTGCGACTGCTCGTCCACCGACACCAGCGCGTCGAGCCGCACCAGGTCGAGCGCGATCACGGCTTCCTTGTCGCCGCGCAGCGCCGCGACGCCGCCGACCACCGACGTGCCGCCGCCGAACGGCACGACCCCCACGTCGTGGCGCACGCAGACCTCGAGCACGGCCTGCACCTGCTCGGGCGAAGCGGGCAGCACCACCGCGTCGGGCGCCGGCACCGAGTCGCCGAGCCGGCGGTGCAGCAGGTCCAGATAGGACAGACCGCCCGCGCGCTCGAGGCGCGAGTCGGCGTCGACCAGCACGTTCTCCTCGCCGACCACGGCCGAAAGGTCCTCGCGAGCCTGGCCGGGAAGGGCAGAACCGGTCAGGTTCGGGACGAAATCCGGCTTACGCCCTCGATCAGCACCCACCGGGCCGATACGCTGGCCGAGCCACCGGACCGCCCGATCGGGCAGCGAGGCGGTGCCAGCGCCGTCGCCGGTCCACGACTGCCGGATACGGTGGTTTATGAGATCACTCACGACTACAGTGTGACATATGGACGTCAAACGTCACTCCCCACCGGGAGAGACTCCCTCGGCCCTCGCGGGGGCCCGCAGCCGCCAGACCTCAGCGCGCGTTGCCGACGACGTGCTGCTCGACGCCGCGCGCGAGTGCGTGCTCGCGGTCGGTGTCCGGCGCACCACGCTCGCCGAGATCGCGCGCACCGCGCGCGTGAGCCGCATGACCGTGTATCGCCGGTTCCCTGACGTACGCAGTGTGCTCGCCGCGCTGATGACGCGCGAGTTCAGCGGGCTGCTCCAACACGCCAGCCACGCGGGCGACGACGCGGCCAACACCCGCGAGCGCCTCGTGCTCATCGCGGCGGCCGGCGTCAGCGCACTCGCGGCCGACCCGCTGTTCCGCACGCTGCTCGACGTCGACCCGGAGCTCGTGCTGCCCTACATCGTGGAGCGGCTCGGGGCCACGCAGATCTTCGCCGAACAGGTGCTGCGCCAGCTGCTCGAGGCCGGGCACCGCGACGGTTCCGTGCGCCAGGCCGAGGTCACCGCGCAGGCGCGCTCGATCCTGCTGGTCGTGCAGTCGTTCGCGTTCTCACTGCGGCCCGCCACCGCGGACCTCGACGAGCAGGCGTTGCTCGACGAGTTCCGGTACCTCGTCGACGCGGCCCTCAAGCCATGAGCACCGCCGACGTTCTCCTCCCCGCGGAGGCGGCATGAGCACCGCCGACGCACTCCTCCCCGCGGAGGCGGCATGATCACCGCCGACGCACTCCTCCCCGCGGAGGCGGCATGAGCACCGGCTCGCTGAACGCACGCCGGCGCGAGCGTGAGCTGGACCGGCTCACGAACGGTGAGCGAGTCGATGTCATAGTGGTCGGCGGCGGCGTCACCGGCGCCGGCATCGCGCTCGACGCGGCGGCCCGCGGATTGTCGGTCGCGCTGGTCGAGGCCCACGACCTGGCATTCGGCACGTCACGCTGGTCGAGCAAGCTCGTGCACGGCGGCCTGCGCTACCTCGCGAAGGGCGAGTTCGGCCTCGCGCACGAAAGCGCTGTCGAGCGCGGGATCCTGATGACGCGCACGGCGCCACACCTCACGCGCGCGATGCCGCAGCTGTTCCCCTTGTACCCCAGTACTTCCCGCCCGCAGCAGGCCGTGATCGCCACCGGTCTGCGCGCGGGTGACGCGCTGCGCCGGACCGCGCGCACGCCATCGTCGGTGCTGCCGAGGCCCCGGCAGATCCCGGTGGCCGAGGCCGTGGCGCTGGCTCCGGGCCTCGCGCCCGCCGGTCTGCGCGGCGCGCTGCTCGCCTATGACGGCGCCCTCGTCGACGACGCGCGCCTGGTCGTGAACCTCGCCCGCACGGCCGCGATGCTGGGCGCGCGGATCCTCACGCACGTGGAAGCCGTGTCGCTTTCGGGCACCGGCGTGCGCGTGCGCGAAGGCTCGGCCGAGTACGAACTCCACGCGCGCCAGGTCGTCAACGCGACCGGTGTGTGGGCGGGCACGCTCACCGACGCCGTGCGGCTGCGGCCGTCGCGCGGTTCGCACCTGGTCCTCTCGCCGGGCGCCGCCGCGGTGGGCGGGACGTCGGTGAACGTCGCCGTGCCCGGGGAGAGCAACCGGTTCGTCTTCCTGCTCCCGCAGGTCGACGGCCGCGTCTACTTGGGACTCACCGACGAGCCCATCGAGGGTGAGATCCCGCCGGTGCCCGAGGTGCCGGAGTCCGATGTGGACTTCCTGCTGTCCGTGGCGTCCTCCGTGCTCGCCCGGCCGCTGTCCCGCGCCGATGTGATCGGCTCCTACGCCGGCCTGCGCCCCCTGGTCGCCGGCTCCGCCGGCAGCAGCGCCGATCTTTCGCGCAAACACGCCGTGGTCACCGGCACCGACGGCGTACTCACCGTGGTCGGCGGCAAGCTCACCACCTACCGCCGCATGGCCGAGGACGCCGTCGACGCCACGCTGGTGCACTCGGGCCTGCACGCCGGCCCGTCGCGCACCTCGCGGTTGCCGTTGCTGGGCGCCGCCCCACGCGCCCGGCTGTCCCTTGTGGACGCTCCGGCCCGCCTGGTCGCAAAGTACGGCACGGAAGCTCCCCGCGTCGCCGCCCTCGGCGAGGTCGACCGGACGTTCGCCGCCCCGCTGTTCGACGGCACGCAGATCACCGCGGCCGAGGTCGTCTGGGCCGTCCGCCACGAGGGCGCGCTGGACGTCGAAGACGTACTCGAACGCCGCACCCGCCTGTCGCTCGTCCCCGCCGAAGCCGACGCCGCGCGCGCCCGCGTGGCGGAGCTCGTGGAGAAGGCCCTGGCCGGACTGTCCTGAACACCGGGAGAGGACCCGCGCCGTTCGCTAGAGTTGGCGACGCGCGGCTCACCACTGTCCACACAGGTGTTCGGAGAGGGGGCGGTTTTGCCCGGAGGAGCACTCGAGATCGACGCGATCTCCAAGCGCTACGGCCGCAAGCTCGCCCTCGACGGCGTGACGTTCGATGTGCGGCCGGGTGAGCTGTTCGGCTTCGTCGGCAGCAACGGCGCCGGCAAGACCACCACCATGCGCATCGCGCTCGGCGTGCTCGCCGCCGACTCCGGGGAGGTCCGGTTCGCGGGCGAGCCGGTGACGCACGAAACCCGCACGCGCTTCGGGTACATGCCCGAGGAGCGCGGTTTGTACCCGAAGATGAAGGTGCTCGACCAGCTCGTCTTCCTCGCGGAGCTCCACGGCCTGAGCACCAACGACGCCCACCGCGCCACCGAGCTGTGGCTCGCGCGGCTCGGGCTGGGCGAGCGCCGCAAGGACGAGGTGCAGAAGCTCAGCCTCGGCAACCAGCAGCGCGTGCAGCTCGCGGCCGCGCTCGTGCACGACCCCGACGTGCTGGTGCTCGACGAGCCGTTCTCCGGCCTCGACCCGATCGCCGTCGACGTGATGAGCGTGGTGCTGCGGGAGAAGGCGGCCACCGGCGTGCCCGTGGTGTTCTCCAGCCACCAGCTCGACCTGGTCGAGCGCCTGTGCGACCGCGTCGGGATCATCCGCGACGGGCGCATGGTCGCCGTCGGCACGGTCGAGGACCTCACGCGCGGCGCCGGCAGCCGGCTCGTGGTCACGGCGCCGGGCGCGCGGCCCGGCTGGGCGTCGACCGTGCCCGGCGCGCGCGTGGTCGAGTCTTCCGGCGCGACGACGGTGCTGGAGCTGGCATCGAGCGCCGACGACCAGGCCGTGCTCGCCGCCGCGCTGGCCACCGGGCCGGTCACGGAGTTCAGCCGGCAGCGGCGATCGCTGACCGAGCTGTTCCGCGACGCCGTCGCCCAGGGAGGCCCGGCGTGAGCCGCATCAGCGCCGTGCGGGCCGTGCGGCTCGTGGCGAAACGCGAGGTGAACACGCGGCTGCGCACGCGAGCGTTCGTGGTCAGCACGGCGGTGTTGTTGCTGCTGCTTGTCGGATATGTTGCGCTGCAGGCGTTTCTCCTCGGGTCCGCCACCACGACCAAGGTCGCGCTGACCGGTCAGGCACAAGGGATCGCGCAGCAGCTACAGCTGGCCGGGAAGGCCGGCGGGGAGACGATCGACGTGGTCACCGTCGCGTCCGAACAGGACGGTCTTGCGCAGGTACGCAGCGGCGACGTCGACGCGCTCGTGTCCGGCAGCGCCTCGCGGCTGCGGGTCACCGTTAAGTCTACTGTGAACCCGACGCTGCAGCACACCCTCGACGGGATCGTTCAGCAGCAGGTGCTCGACGCACAGCTCTCGGCCGCACACCTCGACCCGGTCGCCGTGCACCAGGCGGTGTCCGCGGCCCACGTCGACGTGCTGCCGCTGGAGCAACGCGATCCGCGGGCCGGGCAGAAGCTCGTGGTCGGCGTGGTGGTGGCGGTGTTGCTGTACCTGAGCATCATCACGTACGGGATGCTCGTGGCTCAGGGCGTGGTCGAGGAGAAGTCGAGCCGGGTCGTGGAGATCCTGCTGGCGGCCGTGCGGCCGTGGCACCTGTTGCTGGGCAAGGTGATCGGGCTCGGGCTGGTCGGGCTGGCGCAGCTCGGGATCCTCGCCGTGGTCGGGCTCCTCGCGGCGCTGGGCACCGGTGTACTGGGGTCGATCTCGGGCATCGCCGTCGGCGCCGTGGTGTGGGGCGTCGTGTGGTACCTGCTCGGTTTCCTGCTCTACGCCATGATTTACGGCGCGGCGGGCTCGCTCGTCTCGCGCCAGGAAGACACGCAGACGGTGGTGGCGCCGGTGAACATCGCGCTGGTCATCGGGTTCGTAGCGGGCATCAACCTCCTCACGCAGTCACCCGACGGCGCGGCGACGAAGATCCTCTCGCTCATCCCGCTGCTGTCGCCGATCCTGATGCCGGCGCGCATTGCCACGGGTTCGGCCGAGCTGTGGGAGATCGTGCTGTCACTGGTGTTGACGGCGGCGCTGATCGCCCTCGTGACGTGGGTCGGGGCGCGGATCTACCGCAACGGCGTGCTGCGCGTGGGCAGCCGGCTGAAGCTGCTCGAGGCCCTGCGCGGCTGACAGTGCACGAATGACCCCGCCCGGCTGACCCTTAGGTAGCCGAGCCCGGGTTTCTCCCCGATGGCAGGTCGTTCGCGAGTCGAAAGACTCGCTGTCATGAAGAGAAACCCGCTGATCCGCATCGCCGCGGCCGCGAGCGCCGCCCTCCTGCTCACCGCCGCCGTGACCCCGGCCGCGCTCGCCGAGCCCGCCGCGCCGGGACATTCAGCGCCGGCGCGGTCCACGCTGCCGCCGATGAACCCGGCCTCGCTGGCGGGCGCCATCGCCGGCCTGCCCAACGCCCAGGCCACCGGCGCGCTCGTGCAGGTCCGCGGCTCGGCCGGCGCGTGGAGCGGCGTCTCCGGGACAGCCGACCTGAGCACCGGGGCACCCGTCCCGGCGAACGCGCACTTCCGCATCGGCAGCATCACCAAGACGTTCACTGCTGTCGTCGTACTGCAGCTCGCCGCCGAGCACCGCCTCGACCTCGACGCGCCCGTTCAGCGCTACCTACCGGGCCTGCTGCCGGCGAACTACCCGCGGATCACCGTCGCGCAGCTGCTCAACCACACCAGCGGCCTGCCCGGCGTCGACCTGCCCGAGGATCCACAGTGGATCGTCGACCACCGCTACACCGTCTTCACGCCGCAGCAGGTGCTGGCCACGGCGTTCCAGCACGACCTGGTCTTCGCGCCCGGCACGAGCCAGCAGTACACGAACACCAACTACCTCGTCGCCGGGCTGCTCGTCGAGAAGCTCACGCACCACTCCTACGGCGACGAGGTGCGCGACCGCATCCTGCGCCCGCTCGGCCTGCGCGACACCTCCGTGCCCGGCAACGACCCGAACCTGCCCGCGCCGTACGCCCACGGCTACCAGCTCGTGAACGGGCAGCTCGTGGACCTGACCCGCATGAACCAGTCCATCCCCTGGGCCGCGGGCGAGATGATCTCCACCACCGCCGACCTCGACAAGTTCCTGATCGCCCTCTTCCAGGGCCGGCTGGTGCCGAAACCCGTGCTGCAGCGCATGTTCACCGTGCCGGCCGTGACCACCTTCGGCACCGACGACCCCGCGATCTACAGCCAGGGCCTCATGACCGAGACCGTCAACGGCGTCACCGTCTGGGGCAAGACCGGCAGCCGCTACGGCTACACCAATGGCATCTGGGCCACCCGCGATCTGCAACGCAGGGTCGTCTACTCGATTAACACGGCCGACAAGGACTTCGACGGCCAGCCGGAGATCGTGCAGAAGCTCGCGCTCGCGATCGCCGGTCTCTGACCCTGAGTGGACGGCCCGGTCCGGGGGTCCGGGCCGTCCACTCAGGACCTCAGAACTTCAAGAGCCCGTGATCGCCCCATACCGCTGCAATGCCACCTGCCGCTCGTGCGCGTGATCCACCAACGGCTCCGGATAGCCCGACGGCCGATCCTTCAGCTTGTGCACCGCTTTCCCCGCCACCCCACGCAGCTCCGGCACATAACGCCGTACATAATCGCCGTCGGGATCGAACTTCTCCCCCTGCGTGGTCGGGTTGAAGACGCGGAAGTAAGGCGCCGCGTCGGTACCCGAGCCTGCGACCCACTGCCAGTTCAGCTGGTTGGACGCGAGATCGCCGTCCACCAGATGACGCATGAAGTGCCGCGCGCCCCACCACCAAGGCAAGTGCAGGTCCTTCACGAGGAAGCTCGCGACGACCATCCGGACCCGGTTGTGCATCCAGCCCTCGGCCAGCAGCTGGCGCATGCCGGCGTCGACGATCGGGTAGCCGGTGCGGCCGGCGCACCACGCGTCGAACGCGTCCGAATCGGAGTCGTGGTCCATGCGGTCGAAGCGAGAGTCGTAGTTTTCACGGGCGGTTTCGGGGCGGTGCCACAGAACATCCGCGTGGAACTCGCGCCAGCACAGCTCCGAGCGCAGCGCCTGGGCGCCGTCGCTGGAATCACCCGACAAGTCGGCGAGCATCGTGCGTGGATGGATGGCGCCCCAGCGCAGGTAGGGCGACATCCGCGTGGTGCCCGGACGGTCGGGGCGGTCGCGGTCGGTGGCATAGGAACGCACGCCCGAGTCCAGGAAATCGTGCCAAACCGAGAGTGCCGCCGGTTCGCCGGGCGCAGGCAACGCCATCTCCCCGAGGTCCGGAAGTGCGGGGAGCTTCCGCGACGCAGCAGGCGTCACCCAGTCCACAAGGGACGCACCCGTATCCGCCGACCGCCGCCAGCCGTGCCGTGTCCACGCGCGGTGGAACGGCGTGAACACCCGGTACGGATCACCGTCCGGTTTGGTCACCCGCCCCGGCGCCACCGCGTAGGGCGACCCGGTGACCACCCACGAAATGTCGTGCTCCGCCAAGGCTTCCGCCACGGCGGCGTCACGGCGCCGGCCATAAGGACCGGCATCGGCGCTGACGTGCACCGCCGAAGCGCCCACCGACCGCGCCACCCGCACGACTTCCCGCACCGGATCGCCGTGGACCACCATCAGCCGGCCGTCCAGCGCGGCGTCCAGCGATTCCAGACACCCCAACAGAAACGCCCGTCTCGGCGCGCCCGATGGCTTCAGCAGCTTCTCGTCCAGCACGTACAACGCCAGCACCGGCTCGCCGGCCTCCGCGGCCGCCAGCAGCGCCGCGTGGTCGCCGAGCCGCAGGTCTCGCCGGAACCACAGCAGGCTCGTCATACCCGCCAACGCTAAACGCCCCGCCGTGCGGCTGCACGGCGGGGCGTTCAGAACAGTCCAGAGCGGGGAACTCAGCGCTCCGAGATCGACTTGTAGTCGCGCGACGCGTGACCGGTGTAGATCTGGCGCGGGCGCCCGATCTTGGTCTGCGGGTCGTTGATCATCTCGCGCCAGTGCGCGATCCAGCCGGGGAGCCGGCCGAGCGCGAAGAGCACGGTGAAGAACTTCGTCGGGAACCCGAGCGCCCGGTAGATGAGGCCGGTGTAGAAGTCCACGTTCGGGTACAGCTTGCGCTCGACGAAGTAGTCGTCGGAAAGCGCCGTCTCCTCGAGCTTCTTGGCGATGTCGAGCAGCTGGTCGCCGCCCGCGATCTTGCCGAGGATCTCGTCGGCGGTGTTCTTGATGATCTTCGCGCGCGGGTCGTAGTTCTTGTAGACCCGGTGCCCGAAGCCCATGAGCTTGACACCCTTTTCCTTGTTCTTCACGCGGTTCACGAACGAGGCGACGTCGCCGCCCTCGTCGCGAATGCCCTCGAGCATGTCGAGAACGGCCGCGTTGGCACCGCCGTGGAGCGGGCCGAACAGCGCGTTGATGCCCGCCGAGATGCTGGCGAACAGGTTCGCCTCCGACGAGCCGACCAGACGCACCGTCGACGTCGAGCAGTTCTGCTCGTGGTCGGCATGCAGGATGAACAGCAGGTCGAGCGCCTTGGCGACGGCCGGGTCCACCTCGTACGGCTCCGCGGGGAAGCCGAAGGTCATCCGCAGGAAGTTCTCCACCAGGCCCAGCGAGTTGTCCGGGTACAGCAGCGGCTGGCCCACGGACTTCTTGTACGCGTAGGCAGCCAGGGTCGGCACCTTCGCGAGCAGGCGGATGGTGGACAGCTCCACGTTGGGCTCGTCGAACGGGTTCAGCGAGTCCTGGTAGAAGGTCGACAGCGCCGAGACCGCGCTCGAGAGCACGGGCATCGGGTGCGCGTCGCGCGGGAAGCCCGAGAAGAAGGCCTTGAGGTCCTCGTGCAGCAGCGTGTGCCGCTGGACCTTCTCGGTGAAGTCGGCGAGCTGGGCCTCGGTGGGCAGCTCACCGTAGATGAGCAGGTAGGACACCTCGATGAAGCTGGACTTCTCGGCGAGCTGCTCGATCGGGTACCCGCGGTAGCGCAGGATGCCAGCATCACCGTCGATGTAGGTGATGGCCGACGACGCGGCACCGGTGTTCACGAACCCGGGGTCGTAAGTGATGTACCCCGTCTGCGCGAGCAGCTTCCCCAGCTCGATCCCGGGTGCGCCCTCCACCGGGTGGACGACCTTGAATTCGTGCTCGCCACTCGGCAGGCGCAGCGTCGCGGTTTCGCCGCCGGACTGCCCCGCATTCGTCGCGTCGGACATGCAGGTCCCTCTCACGTTGGCACGGGCCGGCGGCGCCTGTACGTTCCACAGGTAGCCACGTGTTCACGCGAGGAAACACGCGCCTCGCTGCACACCGCCCCGCTGGGGTATGAATTCCCCCCTACGCTAGTCGAAATAAGGGTGTGCGCGCAGCCGCTGCGTTGCCCTCAATAGCCCCTTTGGGACCAGGTTCACACGGTGGAAGCCATTTCCCGCGCCGTCGGCGGCTCCGCGCCGCTGCGCGAGACGGTGATCGAGGCCGCTTTCGCGGCGTAGCCGAGAGCCTCGCGCCACGCGTCGGCGTCGAGTGCGGCCAGGTCACGGACCTCGCGGGTGTGCAACCACGCCAGCAGCGCGCCCTGAACGGTGTCGCCCGCCCCGATCGTGTCGACCACCGGTACCCGCCGCGAAGGCACGTGGGCCAGCTCACCTGCGGCGGTGATCACGGACAGCCCTTCGGCGCCGCGGGTCAGGACGACCGCGTCCACACCGGACTCGACCCACGTCTTCGCGGCCGCCACCGGATCGGCTCCTTCGGTGAGCCACGCCGCGTCGTCGTCGGAGATCTTCAGCAACCGGACATCGGGCAGCCACGACGCGAACCGTGCGCGGTAGGCGGCCGGGTCGGCGATGAGCGCCTCGCGGATGTTCGGGTCGAGCGCGGTGAGCGTGCCGCGCGCGGCCTCTCGGCGCAGCATCGCTTCGTACGCGCTGGCGCCGGGCTCCAGCACCAGGCCGAGCGTGCCGAGCGAAAGGGCGGTGGCGTCGTCGGGCAGCGTGCCCGGGTCGGTCACGAGCCGGTCGGCCGTGCCCTCGACGTAGAAGGTGTAGCGAGCGGCACCCGTTTGGTCCAGTGCCACCACGGCGAGCGTGGTCGGCTCGTCGCCGCGCTGCAGCAGCGAGGTGTCCACGCCGGAGTCGACGAGCCGGTCGACGAGCGCGACACCGAACCGGTCGGTGGACACGCGGGACAGGAAGGACGCCGGCACACCGAGCCGCGCGGCGGCCAGCGCGACGTTGTAGGGCCCGCCACCCAGCCGTGGCAGCAGAGCGCGCAGCCCACCGTCCACATTGGAGTCCAGCAGTTCACCCGGAACGAGGTCGACCAGCGCCTCTCCACCCACCACGATCACGAGCGCGAGTGTAGAGGACGGTTTCGTGACAAATCCTGTCCTCAGTCCTTGTTCAACCCACCGAGGAGGAGCTCGCCGAGCGCGGTGAACGCCTCGGCGTCGGACACGTCGGTGCGGCGTCCGAGCACCCCGGTCTGGATGCCCTCGACGATCAGCCCCGTCATCTCGGCGACGAGGCGGGCGTGCACGTCGCGGAACACACCGTCGGCCACGCCCTTGTCGATGAACGCGCGGATGCGGCGGGCGGCGGCGCGGCTGTTGAGCTGGTAGGTGTCGCGGGCCGGCTCGAACTGCGCGATGTCGGTCATGAAGGCGGGCGACGCGCGGTTCAGGTGCTCCGAGACGCCGGCGAGGTACTCCCCGATCAGCTTGCGCGCGTCGTCGATGCCCTCAATGCGGGTCTCGATGCGCTTCGCGGCGCCCCTGAAGAAGTGGGCGACGACCTTCACCGCGAGCTGCTCCTTGCTGGGGGCGAGCGCGTAGAGGGTCGACTTGGAGCAGCGCAGGCGGGCGGCCAGGTCGTCGAGCGTGAAGCCGGCGAAACCCTCCGCGAGGAACAGCGCCTCTAGCTCGGCGAGCAACGCCTGCTGCCGCGCCGTCGGGCGACGTCGGGCTTCGGGGTCAGACGGTACTGCCATCGGGGGGCCACCAGCTTTCCTGATCGCGTCACTATCCCTCATTAACGCAGGACAGCTCCCACCTCCGTACGGTACTCTCAAACGGCCCCCAGTACTGTTTTCAGTACTCCTGCCACTGGAGGAGCCATGCCGGCGGAACGTTTGCTGCCCACCCCCGAGGCCGAGGACCTGCTCGCGCTGGTCAGGGAGATCGCGCGCGACGAGTTGAAGCCCCGCGCCGCGGCGGCCGAGGAGGCTGAGGAGTTCCCGCGCGACGCGTTCACGCTGCTGGGCAAGTCCGGGCTGCTGGGGCTGCCGTACGCCGAGCGCTGGGGTGGCTCCGACCTGCCGTACGAGGTGTATCTGCAAGCGCTGGAGGAGATCTCCGCCGCGTGGATGACCGTCGGCGTGGGGCTGTCGGTGCACACGATGTCCTGCTACGCGCTGGCCCACCACGGGTCCGACGAGCAGCGCTCCCGCTGGCTGCCGGACATGCTCGGCGGCGCACTGCTGGGCGCCTACGCCCTGTCGGAGACGCAGGCCGGCTCCGACGCGGCCGCTTTGTCGACCCGCGCGCGCCGCGACGGCGACGACTACGTGGTCAACGGCACCAAGGCCTGGATCACCCACGCCGGCGCCGCCGACTTCTACACCACCATGGTCCGCACGAGCGACGACGGCGGCCACGGCATCTCGTGCCTGCTCGTCGACGCCGCCACTGCCGGTCTGT
Protein-coding regions in this window:
- a CDS encoding FAD-binding oxidoreductase, with amino-acid sequence MSDLINHRIRQSWTGDGAGTASLPDRAVRWLGQRIGPVGADRGRKPDFVPNLTGSALPGQAREDLSAVVGEENVLVDADSRLERAGGLSYLDLLHRRLGDSVPAPDAVVLPASPEQVQAVLEVCVRHDVGVVPFGGGTSVVGGVAALRGDKEAVIALDLVRLDALVSVDEQSHLAVLQAGVRGPEAERLLGEHGFTLGHVPQSFERATIGGFAATRSAGQASAGYGRFEDMVAGVRVATPQGEWRLGVAPASAAGPDLRQLAVGSEGTLGVITEVALRVRPVPVARRYEGWVIDGWDLGSEAMRTLAQNHATADVTRLSDVDETAVSFALNAGLKTSALRAYLTARGVKHPCLLIVGWERDVQARRHRTTRFLRRAGALRIGTALGESWRHGRFSGPRQRDALMDLGVCVETLETAAYWSRLDDLHDAVRAALVASLGRAIVMCHVSHVYETGASLYFTVLTSRDDADPVGQWQRAKHAASEAIVGLGTITHHHAVGADHAPYLEPEIGSLGLSVLRAAKSVVDPTGILNPGKLLG
- a CDS encoding TetR/AcrR family transcriptional regulator encodes the protein MDVKRHSPPGETPSALAGARSRQTSARVADDVLLDAARECVLAVGVRRTTLAEIARTARVSRMTVYRRFPDVRSVLAALMTREFSGLLQHASHAGDDAANTRERLVLIAAAGVSALAADPLFRTLLDVDPELVLPYIVERLGATQIFAEQVLRQLLEAGHRDGSVRQAEVTAQARSILLVVQSFAFSLRPATADLDEQALLDEFRYLVDAALKP
- a CDS encoding glycerol-3-phosphate dehydrogenase/oxidase, giving the protein MSTGSLNARRRERELDRLTNGERVDVIVVGGGVTGAGIALDAAARGLSVALVEAHDLAFGTSRWSSKLVHGGLRYLAKGEFGLAHESAVERGILMTRTAPHLTRAMPQLFPLYPSTSRPQQAVIATGLRAGDALRRTARTPSSVLPRPRQIPVAEAVALAPGLAPAGLRGALLAYDGALVDDARLVVNLARTAAMLGARILTHVEAVSLSGTGVRVREGSAEYELHARQVVNATGVWAGTLTDAVRLRPSRGSHLVLSPGAAAVGGTSVNVAVPGESNRFVFLLPQVDGRVYLGLTDEPIEGEIPPVPEVPESDVDFLLSVASSVLARPLSRADVIGSYAGLRPLVAGSAGSSADLSRKHAVVTGTDGVLTVVGGKLTTYRRMAEDAVDATLVHSGLHAGPSRTSRLPLLGAAPRARLSLVDAPARLVAKYGTEAPRVAALGEVDRTFAAPLFDGTQITAAEVVWAVRHEGALDVEDVLERRTRLSLVPAEADAARARVAELVEKALAGLS
- a CDS encoding ABC transporter ATP-binding protein; amino-acid sequence: MPGGALEIDAISKRYGRKLALDGVTFDVRPGELFGFVGSNGAGKTTTMRIALGVLAADSGEVRFAGEPVTHETRTRFGYMPEERGLYPKMKVLDQLVFLAELHGLSTNDAHRATELWLARLGLGERRKDEVQKLSLGNQQRVQLAAALVHDPDVLVLDEPFSGLDPIAVDVMSVVLREKAATGVPVVFSSHQLDLVERLCDRVGIIRDGRMVAVGTVEDLTRGAGSRLVVTAPGARPGWASTVPGARVVESSGATTVLELASSADDQAVLAAALATGPVTEFSRQRRSLTELFRDAVAQGGPA
- a CDS encoding ABC transporter permease; the encoded protein is MSRISAVRAVRLVAKREVNTRLRTRAFVVSTAVLLLLLVGYVALQAFLLGSATTTKVALTGQAQGIAQQLQLAGKAGGETIDVVTVASEQDGLAQVRSGDVDALVSGSASRLRVTVKSTVNPTLQHTLDGIVQQQVLDAQLSAAHLDPVAVHQAVSAAHVDVLPLEQRDPRAGQKLVVGVVVAVLLYLSIITYGMLVAQGVVEEKSSRVVEILLAAVRPWHLLLGKVIGLGLVGLAQLGILAVVGLLAALGTGVLGSISGIAVGAVVWGVVWYLLGFLLYAMIYGAAGSLVSRQEDTQTVVAPVNIALVIGFVAGINLLTQSPDGAATKILSLIPLLSPILMPARIATGSAELWEIVLSLVLTAALIALVTWVGARIYRNGVLRVGSRLKLLEALRG
- a CDS encoding serine hydrolase, whose translation is MKRNPLIRIAAAASAALLLTAAVTPAALAEPAAPGHSAPARSTLPPMNPASLAGAIAGLPNAQATGALVQVRGSAGAWSGVSGTADLSTGAPVPANAHFRIGSITKTFTAVVVLQLAAEHRLDLDAPVQRYLPGLLPANYPRITVAQLLNHTSGLPGVDLPEDPQWIVDHRYTVFTPQQVLATAFQHDLVFAPGTSQQYTNTNYLVAGLLVEKLTHHSYGDEVRDRILRPLGLRDTSVPGNDPNLPAPYAHGYQLVNGQLVDLTRMNQSIPWAAGEMISTTADLDKFLIALFQGRLVPKPVLQRMFTVPAVTTFGTDDPAIYSQGLMTETVNGVTVWGKTGSRYGYTNGIWATRDLQRRVVYSINTADKDFDGQPEIVQKLALAIAGL
- a CDS encoding deoxyribodipyrimidine photo-lyase produces the protein MTSLLWFRRDLRLGDHAALLAAAEAGEPVLALYVLDEKLLKPSGAPRRAFLLGCLESLDAALDGRLMVVHGDPVREVVRVARSVGASAVHVSADAGPYGRRRDAAVAEALAEHDISWVVTGSPYAVAPGRVTKPDGDPYRVFTPFHRAWTRHGWRRSADTGASLVDWVTPAASRKLPALPDLGEMALPAPGEPAALSVWHDFLDSGVRSYATDRDRPDRPGTTRMSPYLRWGAIHPRTMLADLSGDSSDGAQALRSELCWREFHADVLWHRPETARENYDSRFDRMDHDSDSDAFDAWCAGRTGYPIVDAGMRQLLAEGWMHNRVRMVVASFLVKDLHLPWWWGARHFMRHLVDGDLASNQLNWQWVAGSGTDAAPYFRVFNPTTQGEKFDPDGDYVRRYVPELRGVAGKAVHKLKDRPSGYPEPLVDHAHERQVALQRYGAITGS